In Streptomyces sp. NBC_00414, a single window of DNA contains:
- a CDS encoding 3-hydroxybutyryl-CoA dehydrogenase translates to MTDIERVGVVGCGQMGAGIAEVCARAGLDVKVAETTGEALEIGRTRLYNSLSKAAERGKISEEERDATQERLSFTTDLGEFSDRDLVIEAVVENEQVKTEIFQVLDQVVVRQDAILASNTSSIPLVKLAVATSRPDQVIGIHFFNPAPVQKLVELIPALTTSEGTISRAQSLVEKILGKHAIRAQDRSGFVVNALLIPYLLSAIRMFESGMASREDIDNGMELGCAHPMGPLKLSDLIGLDTVASVAYSMYEEYKEPLYAAPPLLQRMVDAGRLGRKSGSGFYTYG, encoded by the coding sequence GTGACCGACATCGAACGCGTCGGAGTGGTGGGCTGCGGCCAGATGGGAGCGGGCATCGCCGAGGTGTGCGCCCGCGCCGGCCTGGATGTGAAGGTCGCCGAGACCACTGGTGAGGCGTTGGAGATTGGCCGGACCCGGCTCTACAACTCACTCTCCAAGGCCGCCGAGCGCGGCAAGATCTCCGAGGAGGAGCGGGACGCCACACAGGAGCGGCTCTCCTTCACGACGGACCTCGGCGAGTTCTCCGACCGCGATCTGGTGATCGAGGCGGTCGTCGAGAACGAGCAGGTGAAGACGGAGATCTTCCAGGTGCTCGACCAGGTGGTGGTCCGGCAGGACGCGATCCTCGCCTCGAACACCTCCTCCATCCCGCTGGTGAAGCTCGCCGTCGCCACCTCGCGCCCCGACCAGGTCATCGGCATCCACTTCTTCAACCCGGCCCCGGTGCAGAAGCTCGTCGAGCTGATCCCGGCCCTCACCACCTCCGAGGGCACCATCAGCCGGGCGCAGTCCCTGGTGGAGAAGATCCTCGGCAAGCACGCGATCCGCGCCCAGGACCGCTCGGGCTTCGTGGTCAACGCGCTGCTGATTCCCTACCTGCTCTCCGCGATCCGGATGTTCGAGTCCGGCATGGCGAGCCGCGAGGACATCGACAACGGCATGGAGCTGGGGTGCGCGCACCCGATGGGTCCGCTCAAGCTCTCCGACCTCATCGGCCTCGACACGGTGGCCTCGGTCGCGTACTCGATGTACGAGGAGTACAAGGAGCCGCTGTACGCGGCTCCGCCGCTGCTCCAGCGGATGGTCGACGCGGGGCGTCTCGGGCGGAAGTCGGGATCGGGCTTCTACACCTACGGGTAG
- a CDS encoding glycoside hydrolase family 10 protein, whose amino-acid sequence MGRMSRRGFAAVAAAGLSGLVTAGLAVAAEMSEGGGGGGGRGSGGTRRHRRRDPAGALRGMWLATVANRDWPSKPGLTAQAQRAELLAHLDTAVERRLNAVIFQVRPTADALWASPFEPWAQYLTGVQGKDPGWDPLGTAVEEAHARGLELHAWFNPYRVANHTDPTRLVASHPARVHPDWVVPYGGKLYYNPGLPEVRAFVQDAMLDAVKKYAVDAVHWDDYFYPYPVAGQVFDDDAAYAAHGGQFPDRAAWRRNNIDQLVLETAARIKEVRPGTQFGISPFGVWRNATTDPLGSDTRAGVQTYDDLHADTRKWVRENWVDYICPQLYWNIGFAAADYAKLVPWWSQTAQGSRTKLYVGEALYKAGDPAQPAAWQDPAELSRHLTLAGNHPQVRGHVFFSAKEVAADRVGAMARVVADHYRQPAKPTL is encoded by the coding sequence ATGGGGCGTATGTCACGACGGGGATTCGCGGCGGTCGCGGCGGCAGGACTGTCGGGACTCGTCACGGCGGGACTGGCCGTGGCGGCGGAGATGTCCGAGGGCGGCGGAGGAGGCGGGGGCCGCGGCTCCGGTGGTACTCGCCGGCACCGGCGCCGGGACCCCGCCGGTGCGCTGCGCGGAATGTGGCTGGCGACCGTGGCGAACCGCGACTGGCCCTCGAAGCCCGGCCTGACCGCGCAGGCGCAGCGCGCCGAACTGCTCGCGCACCTCGACACGGCGGTGGAGCGCCGACTGAACGCGGTGATCTTCCAGGTGCGCCCGACGGCCGACGCGCTGTGGGCCTCGCCCTTCGAGCCCTGGGCGCAGTACCTGACCGGTGTCCAGGGCAAGGACCCCGGCTGGGACCCGCTGGGCACCGCAGTCGAGGAGGCCCACGCGCGCGGACTGGAACTGCACGCCTGGTTCAACCCGTACCGCGTCGCCAACCACACCGACCCGACGAGGCTCGTCGCCTCGCACCCGGCCCGCGTCCACCCCGACTGGGTCGTGCCCTACGGCGGGAAGCTCTACTACAACCCCGGTCTGCCCGAGGTCCGGGCCTTCGTCCAGGACGCGATGCTGGACGCGGTGAAGAAGTACGCCGTGGACGCCGTCCACTGGGACGACTACTTCTACCCGTACCCGGTCGCGGGCCAGGTCTTCGACGACGACGCCGCGTACGCCGCGCACGGCGGGCAGTTCCCCGACCGGGCGGCCTGGCGGCGCAACAACATCGACCAACTGGTGCTGGAGACGGCCGCCCGGATCAAGGAGGTCCGGCCCGGCACGCAGTTCGGGATCAGCCCGTTCGGGGTCTGGCGCAACGCCACGACCGACCCGCTGGGCTCGGACACCCGGGCCGGCGTGCAGACGTACGACGACCTGCACGCGGACACCAGGAAATGGGTCCGGGAGAACTGGGTCGACTACATCTGCCCGCAGCTGTACTGGAACATCGGCTTCGCCGCGGCCGACTACGCGAAGCTCGTTCCCTGGTGGTCGCAGACCGCGCAGGGCAGCAGGACGAAGCTGTACGTGGGGGAGGCGCTCTACAAGGCCGGTGACCCTGCGCAGCCCGCGGCCTGGCAGGACCCGGCGGAACTGTCCCGGCACCTGACCCTCGCCGGGAACCATCCGCAGGTGCGCGGGCACGTCTTCTTCTCGGCCAAGGAAGTGGCCGCCGACCGTGTCGGAGCCATGGCGAGGGTGGTCGCCGACCACTACCGGCAGCCCGCGAAGCCCACTCTCTGA
- a CDS encoding DUF1918 domain-containing protein: MQATVGDQLLVHGRIVGQHDRVAEVIEVLGQQGNPPYRVRFEDGHETLMSPGPDCVVQHREDRP; the protein is encoded by the coding sequence ATGCAGGCAACCGTAGGCGACCAGCTGCTGGTGCACGGCAGGATCGTCGGGCAGCACGACCGGGTCGCGGAAGTCATCGAAGTGCTCGGACAGCAGGGGAACCCCCCGTACCGGGTCCGCTTCGAGGACGGTCACGAGACCCTGATGTCTCCCGGCCCCGACTGTGTGGTCCAGCACCGCGAGGACAGGCCCTGA
- a CDS encoding DMT family transporter, whose protein sequence is MRAENSATAPTSIAVPGTLSRVVRASPDGRPADAEVRDTAAGDRGSARPEQPDPRTGTLLAALGVTAFSLTFPATAWGLEGFGPWSLVAVRSVLAALVAGGCLLALRVPLPGRRHWAGLAVVAAGVVLGFPLLTTLALETSTTAHAAVVVGLLPLTTALFSALRVGTRPSRTFWVAAYAGAAVVIAFTVQQSGGALSSADAYLFGALLICAAGYTEGGRLARVMPGWQVIGWALVMCLPLTVPAAAIALSYEPVRLTAHSVTGLLWVAVGSQFLGLVVWYRGMAAIGIPKASQLQLAQPLLTLVWSVLLLGERVTPAAPLTAAAVLVCIAVTQRARG, encoded by the coding sequence ATGAGAGCAGAGAATAGCGCTACCGCACCGACCTCGATAGCGGTGCCCGGCACTCTTTCGAGGGTCGTCCGGGCCTCCCCCGACGGTCGCCCCGCCGACGCCGAGGTCCGTGACACCGCCGCCGGCGACCGGGGCTCCGCCCGGCCGGAGCAGCCTGATCCCCGAACCGGGACCCTCCTCGCCGCGCTCGGCGTCACCGCCTTCTCCCTCACCTTCCCCGCCACCGCGTGGGGCCTGGAGGGCTTCGGCCCCTGGTCGCTCGTGGCCGTGCGGAGCGTCCTGGCCGCGCTCGTCGCGGGCGGCTGCCTGCTGGCCCTGCGCGTGCCGCTCCCCGGCCGCCGCCACTGGGCGGGCCTCGCCGTCGTCGCCGCCGGAGTCGTCCTCGGCTTCCCGCTGCTCACCACCCTCGCCCTGGAGACGTCGACCACCGCGCACGCCGCGGTCGTCGTCGGTCTGCTTCCCCTGACGACCGCCCTGTTCTCGGCGCTGCGCGTCGGCACCCGCCCCTCCCGCACCTTCTGGGTCGCGGCCTACGCGGGCGCCGCAGTCGTCATCGCGTTCACCGTGCAGCAGAGCGGCGGCGCCCTGAGCAGCGCGGACGCCTACCTCTTCGGGGCGCTCCTGATCTGCGCGGCGGGCTACACGGAGGGCGGCCGGCTGGCCCGGGTGATGCCGGGCTGGCAGGTCATCGGCTGGGCGCTGGTCATGTGCCTGCCGCTCACGGTGCCGGCCGCCGCGATCGCGCTGTCGTACGAGCCCGTGCGGCTGACCGCGCACAGTGTGACCGGGCTGCTGTGGGTCGCGGTCGGGTCGCAGTTCCTCGGCCTGGTCGTCTGGTACCGCGGGATGGCCGCGATCGGCATCCCGAAGGCCAGCCAGCTGCAGCTCGCCCAGCCGCTTCTCACCCTGGTGTGGTCGGTGCTGCTGCTGGGCGAGCGGGTGACCCCGGCCGCCCCGCTGACGGCCGCCGCCGTACTCGTCTGCATCGCCGTCACCCAGCGGGCCCGGGGCTGA
- a CDS encoding aminotransferase-like domain-containing protein, which yields MHERSSVADLANSLRSELDRYSPGGKLPSSRALVERFRVSPVTVSRALAQLSAEGLVVTRPGAGAFRAEPRAAGPAVGDTSWQEVALSADATSDLVPRTVDASGVLVSLATPPPGVIEFNGGYLHPSLQPERAMAAALSRAGRRPGVWARPPVDGLPDLREWFARGIGGAVTAAEVLITAGGQSALTTALRALAPPGAPVLVESPTYPGMLAIARAAGLRPVPVPVDRDGVKPELLADAFRATGARVFVCQPLFQNPTGAVLAPERRGEVLRIAREAGAFVIEDDFVRRLVHEDSGPLPRPLASDDADGVVVHVCSLTKATSPSFRVSALAARGPVLERLRAIQVVDTFFVPRPLQEAALELVGSPAWPRHLRAVSAELRIRRDAMAAALGLRLPELALPHIPSGGYQLWVRLPDGTGGTSQAFGSGGETALLSAALRAGVAVTPGRPYFSAEPPAAHLRLSFAAVASTAEITEGVRRLRTACAEIGSTAGS from the coding sequence ATGCACGAGCGTAGCAGTGTCGCTGATCTGGCCAACAGTCTGAGAAGTGAGCTGGACCGCTACTCTCCAGGTGGAAAGCTGCCGTCCAGCCGGGCGCTCGTCGAGCGGTTCCGGGTGAGCCCCGTGACCGTGTCACGGGCGCTGGCCCAGCTCTCCGCCGAGGGGCTTGTCGTCACCAGGCCCGGGGCGGGGGCGTTCCGGGCCGAGCCGCGCGCCGCCGGGCCGGCCGTGGGGGACACCTCCTGGCAGGAGGTCGCACTCAGCGCGGACGCCACGTCCGACCTCGTGCCCCGCACGGTGGACGCCTCCGGGGTACTGGTCTCGCTGGCCACCCCGCCGCCCGGAGTCATCGAGTTCAACGGCGGCTATCTGCACCCCTCGCTCCAGCCCGAGCGGGCGATGGCCGCGGCGCTGTCCCGGGCGGGCCGACGCCCCGGCGTCTGGGCGCGCCCGCCGGTCGACGGACTGCCGGACCTGCGCGAGTGGTTCGCGCGGGGCATCGGCGGCGCCGTGACCGCCGCCGAGGTGCTGATCACGGCCGGCGGCCAGTCCGCGCTGACCACCGCGCTGCGCGCACTCGCGCCGCCCGGCGCCCCCGTCCTCGTCGAGTCACCCACGTACCCCGGGATGCTGGCGATCGCCCGCGCGGCCGGGCTGCGGCCCGTGCCCGTGCCCGTGGACCGGGACGGGGTGAAGCCGGAGCTGCTCGCCGACGCCTTCCGGGCCACCGGCGCCCGCGTCTTCGTCTGCCAGCCGCTGTTCCAGAACCCGACCGGCGCGGTGCTCGCCCCGGAGCGGCGCGGCGAGGTGCTGCGGATCGCCCGCGAGGCGGGCGCGTTCGTCATCGAGGACGACTTCGTACGCCGGCTCGTGCACGAGGACTCGGGCCCGCTGCCGCGTCCGCTGGCCTCGGACGACGCCGACGGAGTGGTCGTGCACGTCTGCTCGCTGACCAAGGCCACCTCGCCGAGCTTCCGGGTGAGCGCGCTGGCCGCCCGCGGTCCCGTCCTGGAACGGCTGCGGGCCATCCAGGTCGTCGACACCTTCTTCGTACCGCGACCGCTCCAGGAGGCGGCCCTGGAACTCGTCGGCTCGCCCGCCTGGCCCCGCCATCTCCGGGCCGTCTCGGCGGAACTGCGCATCCGGCGCGACGCGATGGCCGCCGCGCTGGGCCTGCGGCTGCCCGAACTGGCCCTGCCCCACATCCCGTCCGGCGGCTACCAGCTGTGGGTGCGCCTGCCCGACGGCACTGGGGGTACCTCCCAGGCTTTCGGCTCCGGGGGAGAGACGGCGCTGCTGTCCGCCGCCCTGCGCGCGGGCGTGGCCGTCACCCCGGGCCGCCCCTACTTCAGCGCCGAGCCACCGGCGGCCCATCTGCGACTCAGCTTCGCGGCGGTCGCGAGCACCGCCGAGATCACCGAGGGGGTGCGCAGACTGCGTACGGCCTGCGCCGAAATCGGTTCGACAGCCGGATCCTGA
- a CDS encoding GNAT family N-acetyltransferase: MNDTPSLPEGYEISTDPARIDVDRVHRWLSTDAYWALDRPRELQERAIEGSLNFGVYETVSGDQVAYARVVTDGATFGWLCDVYVDRSARGRGLGTAFVAAVCDHLQPLGLRRVLLATQDAHGVYEKLGFKGLDRPDRWMALGRE, encoded by the coding sequence ATGAACGACACACCGAGTCTGCCCGAGGGCTACGAGATCTCCACCGACCCCGCGCGTATCGACGTCGACCGCGTCCACCGCTGGCTCTCCACCGACGCGTACTGGGCACTCGACCGGCCGCGCGAGCTGCAGGAGCGCGCCATCGAGGGATCACTCAACTTCGGTGTCTACGAGACGGTTTCGGGTGACCAGGTCGCGTATGCGCGCGTGGTGACCGACGGGGCGACCTTCGGGTGGCTCTGCGATGTGTACGTGGACCGGTCCGCGCGGGGCCGAGGGCTGGGGACCGCCTTCGTCGCCGCCGTGTGCGACCACCTCCAGCCCCTCGGTCTGCGCCGCGTGCTGCTCGCCACCCAGGACGCGCACGGGGTCTACGAGAAACTCGGGTTCAAGGGGCTCGACCGGCCCGACCGGTGGATGGCGCTCGGCCGCGAATGA
- a CDS encoding histidine phosphatase family protein, producing MHVRVTLIAAARGSSLLAERFDDDRPLDQAGWGEVQRVAHALIPLAAAELRYCSPTPRSRATGDALGLSPLAQPALRDCDMGRWRGLTLGEAMAREPEAVDAWLADPYSAAHGGEPLAEFVQRVGSWLDTRPADDGGRIVAVAEPAVVRAALVYALRAHPSTYWNFDVRPLSTATLIGWAGRWNLRFDAQYERV from the coding sequence ATGCATGTTCGGGTCACGCTGATCGCCGCCGCCCGCGGTTCCTCGTTGCTCGCCGAGCGCTTCGACGACGACCGGCCGCTCGACCAGGCGGGTTGGGGCGAGGTGCAGCGCGTCGCCCATGCCCTCATACCGTTGGCGGCGGCCGAGCTGCGGTACTGCTCGCCGACACCGCGCAGCCGGGCCACCGGTGACGCGCTGGGCCTGTCACCGCTGGCCCAGCCCGCCCTGCGGGACTGCGACATGGGCCGCTGGCGCGGTCTGACCCTCGGGGAGGCGATGGCCCGTGAACCCGAGGCCGTGGACGCCTGGCTCGCCGACCCGTACTCCGCGGCCCACGGCGGCGAGCCGTTGGCCGAGTTCGTCCAGCGTGTCGGCAGCTGGCTCGACACCCGCCCCGCCGACGACGGCGGAAGGATCGTCGCCGTGGCGGAACCCGCGGTCGTACGCGCGGCGCTCGTCTACGCCCTGCGGGCGCACCCGTCGACGTACTGGAACTTCGACGTCCGTCCGCTGTCGACGGCCACCCTCATCGGCTGGGCCGGCCGCTGGAATCTGCGCTTCGACGCTCAGTACGAACGCGTGTAG
- a CDS encoding DUF6314 family protein, producing MAGFRPVSDVLAYLAGSWQVERSVRDLASGAAGAFSGTTVFERLDGSSRSEGLLHRESGTFTWQGVARPAERTLRFLPGGAPGRADVRFADGRPFHDLDLTSGRYVADHPCSADLYRGEFTVYDVDRWRTVWRVGGPAKDLVLTTDYTRSY from the coding sequence ATGGCCGGATTCCGGCCGGTGAGCGATGTGCTGGCGTACCTGGCCGGAAGCTGGCAGGTGGAGCGTTCGGTGCGGGATCTCGCGAGCGGGGCGGCGGGTGCCTTCAGCGGGACGACGGTCTTCGAGCGGCTCGACGGCTCCAGCCGCTCCGAGGGGCTGCTCCACCGTGAGTCCGGCACCTTCACCTGGCAGGGCGTGGCCCGGCCCGCCGAGCGCACCCTGCGGTTCCTGCCGGGCGGCGCTCCCGGACGGGCCGACGTACGGTTCGCGGACGGCCGCCCCTTCCACGACCTGGACCTCACGTCGGGGCGGTACGTCGCCGACCATCCGTGCTCGGCGGACCTCTACCGGGGCGAGTTCACCGTGTACGACGTGGACCGCTGGCGGACGGTGTGGCGGGTGGGCGGCCCCGCCAAGGACCTGGTCCTCACGACGGACTACACGCGTTCGTACTGA
- a CDS encoding alpha-L-arabinofuranosidase C-terminal domain-containing protein — translation MSHARTRTRWRLALTATTLLAASFLVPAPVGAAPVNAAAEDVTDYAITVDPRASGARIDDTMYGVFFEDINRAADGGLYAELVQNRSFEYSTADNRSYTPLTSWAATGTARTVDDDGRLNARNRTYLALDGGSSVTNSGYNTGIPVREGNAYDFSVWARADASATLTVTLGDADGELAQARRVTARGGWAKYTARLTATRTSATGRLTVAAGSPVALDMISLVPRDTYKGHGLREDLARKIAALDPAFVRFPGGCLVNTGSMKGYDEESGWERKRAYQWKDTIGPVEQRATNANFWGYNQSYGLGYYEYFQFSEDIGAMPLPVVPALVTGCGQNQAVDDDALLRRHIQDTLDLIEFANGPVTSEWGRQRAKMGHPKPFRLTHLAVGNEENLPNEYFERFKQFRAAVEAKYPDVTVVSNSGPDDSGSTFDTAWKLNREANVDMVDEHYYNSPQWFLQNNDRYDSYDRNGPQVFLGEYASQGNTFKNALSEAAFMTGLERNADVVKLASYAPLLANEDYVQWRPDLIWFNNHASWNSANYEVQKLFMRNVGDRVVPSRATGTPSVSGPITGAVGLSTWATSAAYDEVKVTGADGTELLADDFSGDASQWTHTGGGSWSVQDGQYVQSDEAAENTMVSAGDPAWHDYDVHVKATKKAGKEGFLVAFGVKDTGNYYWWNLGGWNNTQSAVEQAVDGGKSTLISKAGSIETGRAYDIDIKVRGRQVTLLLDGQEWGSFTDDKPAEPFRQVVTEDKKTGDLIVKVVNAQAADARTAVDLGSAKVRSKASVTTLAAAPDAVNTETDTAVAPVTSTFSGVARKFTYTFPANSVTFLRTRKG, via the coding sequence ATGTCACATGCCCGCACCCGCACTCGCTGGAGACTCGCCCTCACGGCCACCACACTGCTGGCCGCCTCCTTCCTCGTACCGGCACCGGTGGGTGCCGCCCCCGTGAACGCCGCCGCCGAGGACGTCACCGACTACGCGATCACCGTCGACCCCAGGGCCTCGGGCGCGAGAATCGACGACACGATGTACGGCGTCTTCTTCGAGGACATCAACCGGGCCGCGGACGGCGGTCTGTACGCGGAGCTGGTGCAGAACCGGTCCTTCGAGTACTCGACCGCCGACAACCGCTCGTACACCCCGCTCACCTCCTGGGCCGCCACCGGCACCGCGAGGACCGTGGACGACGACGGCCGGCTGAACGCCCGCAACCGCACCTACCTCGCGCTGGACGGCGGCTCGTCCGTCACCAACTCCGGCTACAACACCGGGATCCCGGTGCGGGAGGGCAACGCCTACGACTTCTCGGTGTGGGCCCGCGCCGACGCGTCCGCCACCCTCACGGTGACCCTGGGGGACGCCGACGGCGAGCTGGCACAGGCCCGCCGCGTCACCGCCCGCGGCGGCTGGGCCAAGTACACGGCACGCCTCACCGCGACCCGCACCAGCGCCACCGGCCGCCTCACGGTGGCCGCGGGCAGCCCCGTCGCGCTCGACATGATCTCGCTCGTCCCGCGCGACACCTACAAGGGTCACGGCCTGCGCGAGGACCTCGCCCGGAAGATCGCCGCCCTCGACCCTGCCTTCGTCCGCTTCCCGGGCGGCTGCCTGGTCAACACCGGCAGCATGAAGGGATACGACGAGGAGTCCGGCTGGGAGCGCAAGCGCGCGTACCAGTGGAAGGACACGATCGGCCCGGTCGAGCAGCGCGCCACGAACGCCAACTTCTGGGGCTACAACCAGAGTTACGGCCTCGGCTACTACGAGTACTTCCAGTTCTCCGAGGACATCGGAGCCATGCCGCTGCCCGTGGTGCCCGCCCTCGTCACCGGCTGCGGCCAGAACCAGGCCGTCGACGACGACGCGCTCCTCAGGCGGCACATCCAGGACACCCTGGACCTCATCGAGTTCGCCAACGGGCCGGTGACCAGCGAGTGGGGCAGGCAGCGGGCGAAGATGGGCCACCCGAAGCCCTTCCGCCTCACCCACCTCGCGGTCGGCAACGAGGAGAACCTGCCGAACGAATACTTCGAGCGGTTCAAGCAGTTCCGCGCGGCCGTCGAGGCGAAGTACCCGGACGTCACCGTCGTCTCCAACTCCGGCCCCGACGACAGCGGTTCGACCTTCGACACGGCCTGGAAGCTCAACCGGGAAGCGAACGTCGACATGGTCGACGAGCACTACTACAACAGCCCGCAGTGGTTCCTGCAGAACAACGACCGCTACGACTCGTACGACAGGAACGGCCCCCAGGTCTTCCTCGGCGAGTACGCCTCCCAGGGCAACACCTTCAAGAACGCCCTCTCCGAAGCCGCGTTCATGACCGGTCTTGAGCGCAACGCGGACGTCGTGAAGCTCGCCTCGTACGCCCCGCTGCTCGCCAACGAGGACTACGTGCAGTGGCGCCCGGACCTGATCTGGTTCAACAACCACGCGTCCTGGAACTCCGCCAACTACGAGGTGCAGAAGCTCTTCATGCGCAATGTCGGCGACCGGGTCGTACCGTCGCGCGCGACCGGCACACCGTCGGTCAGCGGCCCCATCACGGGCGCGGTCGGCCTGTCGACGTGGGCGACGAGCGCCGCGTACGACGAGGTGAAGGTGACCGGCGCGGACGGCACGGAACTGCTGGCCGACGACTTCTCCGGTGACGCCTCGCAGTGGACCCACACCGGCGGCGGCAGCTGGAGCGTGCAGGACGGCCAGTACGTGCAGAGCGACGAGGCCGCCGAGAACACCATGGTCTCCGCGGGTGACCCGGCCTGGCACGACTACGACGTGCACGTGAAGGCCACCAAGAAGGCCGGCAAGGAGGGCTTCCTCGTCGCCTTCGGCGTCAAGGACACCGGCAACTACTACTGGTGGAACCTGGGCGGCTGGAACAACACCCAGTCCGCCGTCGAACAGGCCGTGGACGGTGGCAAGTCGACGCTGATCTCCAAGGCCGGGTCCATCGAGACGGGCCGCGCCTACGACATCGACATCAAGGTGCGCGGCCGGCAGGTGACCCTCCTCCTCGACGGCCAGGAGTGGGGAAGCTTCACCGACGACAAGCCGGCCGAGCCGTTCCGGCAGGTCGTGACCGAGGACAAGAAGACCGGTGACCTGATCGTCAAGGTGGTCAACGCCCAGGCGGCGGACGCCCGTACGGCGGTCGACCTCGGGAGTGCGAAGGTCCGCTCGAAGGCCTCGGTGACCACCCTCGCCGCCGCCCCCGACGCCGTGAACACCGAGACGGACACGGCCGTCGCGCCGGTCACGTCCACCTTCTCGGGAGTCGCGAGGAAGTTCACGTACACCTTCCCGGCGAACTCGGTGACCTTCCTGCGTACCAGGAAGGGGTGA
- a CDS encoding protein kinase domain-containing protein, which translates to MYPLQNSDPTNIGRYRLLGRLGSGGMGSVYLGRTPGGRPAAIKVINAHLQDDPAALQRFRREVETLGTIRNAFTAALIDAEVDNPPFWMATEYVPGPTLADAVETSGPFPVDLGRAVLAALAEGLADVHVHGVLHRDIKPQNVILSATGPQLIDFGIARSDEMSNITQVGTAIGTPGFIAPETLTRSEAGPPSDVFALGVTLAYCLTGRAPYGQGSLATVSYRTVHEDMDLAGIPAEMAELIALCAHKDPARRPQPQRIVELCDSETDIVRHPAYQRIIAMAAASDTAATPTVAATPGSPTPSAPYAPAAPYAPTKVNVTAPGAAPAPPDGPAPAPVAAAQTRFLPPPTQAEPSGPSAPGTRSGRLRRRKPLIAGGAVVAVAIVVATVIALESSGSADDNAKDPKASASRGDSHRSTAGADDAEASKKPSSPAPLPETLTVQPRRTLQPGEFLQTAHMKLIMQTDGNLVAYDETDRPVWASLTSGENYKAVFQEDGNLVVYTADDKPLWATNTGYPEGGAVLELRADASFAVTKDGQDLFLSTKDTTEKG; encoded by the coding sequence GTGTACCCACTGCAGAATTCCGACCCGACGAACATAGGTCGCTACCGTTTACTCGGACGGCTCGGTTCCGGAGGCATGGGAAGCGTCTACCTCGGCCGGACACCCGGGGGGCGGCCCGCCGCGATCAAGGTCATCAACGCCCATCTCCAGGACGACCCGGCGGCGTTGCAGCGTTTCCGTCGCGAGGTGGAGACCCTGGGGACCATCCGCAACGCGTTCACGGCGGCACTCATCGACGCCGAGGTGGACAATCCGCCGTTCTGGATGGCGACCGAGTACGTGCCCGGTCCGACGCTGGCCGACGCCGTCGAGACGTCGGGGCCCTTCCCGGTCGACCTCGGCCGCGCCGTGCTGGCCGCGCTGGCCGAAGGGCTCGCCGACGTCCACGTACACGGTGTGCTGCACCGCGACATCAAGCCTCAGAACGTCATCCTCTCGGCCACCGGCCCTCAGCTGATCGACTTCGGGATCGCCCGCAGCGACGAGATGTCGAACATCACGCAGGTCGGCACCGCCATCGGCACGCCCGGGTTCATCGCCCCGGAGACCCTCACCCGGAGCGAGGCGGGGCCGCCGTCCGACGTGTTCGCACTCGGCGTCACCCTGGCCTACTGCCTCACCGGCCGTGCGCCGTACGGGCAGGGCTCGCTGGCCACCGTCTCCTACCGCACCGTCCACGAGGACATGGACCTCGCCGGGATCCCCGCCGAGATGGCCGAGCTGATCGCTCTCTGCGCGCACAAGGACCCGGCGCGACGACCCCAGCCGCAGCGGATCGTGGAGCTGTGCGACAGCGAGACCGACATCGTGCGGCACCCCGCCTATCAGCGGATCATCGCCATGGCGGCCGCCTCCGACACGGCCGCGACCCCGACCGTGGCCGCGACTCCCGGGTCGCCCACGCCCTCGGCGCCGTACGCACCCGCGGCGCCGTACGCGCCCACGAAGGTCAACGTCACCGCGCCCGGTGCCGCTCCCGCCCCGCCGGACGGCCCGGCTCCCGCTCCGGTGGCCGCCGCCCAGACGCGGTTCCTGCCTCCTCCGACGCAGGCCGAACCGTCCGGCCCGTCCGCGCCCGGCACACGGTCGGGCCGGCTCCGCCGCCGTAAGCCGCTCATCGCCGGCGGTGCCGTGGTCGCTGTCGCGATCGTGGTGGCCACCGTGATCGCCCTGGAGAGTTCCGGCTCGGCCGACGACAACGCCAAGGACCCGAAGGCGTCCGCGAGCCGCGGCGACTCCCACCGGAGCACGGCCGGCGCGGACGATGCGGAGGCGAGCAAGAAGCCGTCGAGTCCCGCGCCCCTGCCGGAGACGCTGACGGTGCAGCCCCGGCGGACCCTGCAGCCCGGTGAGTTCCTGCAGACCGCGCACATGAAGCTGATCATGCAGACGGACGGCAACCTCGTCGCCTACGACGAGACCGACAGGCCCGTCTGGGCGTCCCTGACCTCCGGCGAGAACTACAAGGCCGTCTTCCAAGAGGACGGCAACCTGGTCGTCTACACCGCGGACGACAAGCCGTTGTGGGCGACCAACACGGGATACCCCGAAGGCGGAGCCGTCCTGGAACTCCGCGCCGACGCCAGCTTCGCCGTCACGAAGGACGGCCAGGACCTCTTCCTGAGCACCAAGGACACCACCGAGAAGGGCTGA